The Ascaphus truei isolate aAscTru1 chromosome 18, aAscTru1.hap1, whole genome shotgun sequence genome window below encodes:
- the LOC142469197 gene encoding uncharacterized protein LOC142469197 → MWDTIVIGVNACGNSVRDKYHCRKRFDDIRSKLKKKIQDQRVHATGTGGGPTPQRLILTPLEELLRPKLLTVVVEGLAGDRDIGIYPSQFPAVAPGGHVSPEMEQVSSPGSASSTLLEEHHGDEDDEYDEDDATEETEIQSCDHEEVPIETVVPPNRPSTSTYDAIVASEGKIVDAENHRHSDMMTVLERMIGLQEETGSDGPPYVIDSATTSQKIDYVLSVTIYERLDREVLVRSTTSELL, encoded by the exons atgtgggacacaatagtcattggtgtcaatgcctgtgggaatagtgtcagggacaagtatcattgtcggaaaagatttgatgatattaggtccaaattgaaaaagaaaatacaagaccaacgcgtgcatgctactggcactggaggtgggcccacaccacaacgtctcatattgactccattggaggagctgcttcggccaaaattacttaccgtcgtcgtggaaggcttggctggtgaccgtgacattggaatttatccgtcacaatttccagcag ttgcccctggaggacatgtgtcacctgagatggaacaagtgtcttcacctgggtcagccagctcaacactactagaag aacatcatggtgatgaggatgatgagtatgatgaggatgacgccacagaagagactgaaatacaatcatgtgaccatgaagaggtgccaatagaaactgttgtaccgccaaatcgtccatcaacttccacatacgatgcaattgtagcttcagagggaaaaatagtggacgcagaaaatcatcgccattcagacatgatgacagtgctggaaaggatgattggactgcaggaagaaaca GGGTCTGATGGTCCTCCCTACGTAATTGATTCCGCAACCACAAGTCAGAAGATAGATTACGTATTGAGTGTTACAATTTATGAACGACTTGATCGGGAAGTCCTGGTTAGATCTACAACCTCTGAATTGTTGTGA